The DNA sequence taaaattctctttcttttttccttaattCTTTTTTGGGGATGACGTACAATGCATTAATGCAATACAAACTTTAGGTCAGATCAGTCGGAATATTCAACTAGCAGTTCAGATTCCAAAACAGATAAGTATCAAAGCAGCATCGACGTTGATTATAAATCAGGGTGATTATTACTTCAGAGCAGAAATAAAGACGCTTTCATCGTGTTCCAGAATTTATGCGTATATGACTTCAAGCTTAATCAAACAATAAATTCTTTTGCATTAATTCTTCTTCCAGTTAACTTAATGAGCCAGGTTCCCGATTAAGCATTGACCCAATGCAATCAAGACTGAAATGGTGGAGATCATAATTTTACTAGTCACTAATTtgcaaaatttatatatataacagGTCATTTCTGTTATTTTCATAACAATAACCTCAGGgaaaaaaattaccaaaaacaGTTTTAACTCATTAAGAACTCATAAATAGTTTACTTTTTCAcatgttattattttttatttagttttcatATCAAAATAAAGTATGAAAAATACTTGCCCACTGCaaattcagaaaaagaaaatccaatcaaaaaagaaaagaaaaagaaaatccaaaCAGATAACACATATTCAAAACtaataaattcaaatattttttttttaatgaaaatattGCAAAACGGACACTAAGAAGATTAGATATTTTACGCTAAACAAAAGTcagttgtttttttgttttaatttccaTATCAAAACTTGAATAAAAGTGCTAATAAAGTGGCTCACCTTATGGCAGCACAAGCTAGTTCTGAAGCACAGgaacattattatttttcttcttcccctttaGTTTTGTTTGCTGCGTTAGCAGCATATACTGCTCCTATGTAATTTATTCAAAGTTCAATAAAATTTTGACCtcctttctttaaaaaaaaaaaaatcaattgttttttggtttaatttccatatcaaaataaatattgaaaaatattttcttttgcaaATTTTGTAACAAATTACAAGCATTCAAAAGTCAAAGCTAACAAATAGTTTTCTAACAAAAAAAACCGGGGATAATAACCAATAAGGTAAAGTCCGCTGGTCCAAGAACCATGCGCAAAGACAATAGTGATTTGTTCCGTGCGGACCATTAATTAATCGAGCTTTCTAGAATAAACATTAAAGTTTcataaaattatgaaatttgCCACTGAACATTCAGATCCTGTCAAACATAAGAAATAAGATATTCAGAATTATATTGGCCAATAAAATTTCCCAACAGTGTCTCATTACTTTCTCTCAATCGTTTTCCATTCTCATTTCTTTCGCTCAATAATTTTCCATTCTCATTACTCTCAAAACCAAGCTAAAGATTATAGACCATTTGATATGATTAATGAAACTTTAATTCCCCTTGAAAGAATTATTCATGTTGCTCAACGAAGTGATTTGTACCAAAAGTAATAAGCTAATAAAATAAATCAgaacccttcaaaaaaaaaatcaaaatgaaatgcTACTTTAGTACTTTTCTATGCAATACTATTGTATAATAGTAATATATACAATTTCACAACAATTTTTATAACTACGTTTGGCTCATAGTTGAGTGACATCCAAAAGCTACACAAGCATATTCTTCTTAGCAAACAATCAGATTTCAGCTACTTCATATAATTAGTAAACTATTACAAAGTgcctgtgtttttgtttatttatgttATTTAGTTCTGCTGCGTTTTTTGCGAGTAATAAGTCTCTACATTTGCTATGTAGAGCTAGTCGGGCTATATGCCTGTGTGTGTACTAAAGTGCCTTgtttgctctaggtaggcggcgagttccttgcttcgtcaaatggtcaCTGCtgcctagtggcaggatgaagctaagtgtcgtcggatttatcctTCGGcgacaacatagtaggaaagttgTGCATgtggtaattatgctacgttgtaattaggttacatatcgagttatctttccgttatgtcaaagcaaattgaGTCGCtagtagagcgctctttgctagttggtgcataGTTTAATATAATTATTTGGTAGAGACTTATGATAGTATTTCAAGATGTTTATTGTAATTAAgggtttaggcttaatgtcTCCCCCTTatattcaacagtttcattaatcaagacttgagggcagccgcaccagcctttattaaaaaataataataataaaaataaaaataataataaataaactaGTACAAATTACTCACAAGTCTAACTCAcaataattacgaattttccCAATATGACAACGAAAGAAGCATTACAACACAACCACTTTTCACTATCACCATGTTATTGACCCTCAACAATAAATAGTCATCAAAGATTGTCCTCTTGAATAAATAAGCCTCTTAAAATTCTTGTAAATAATCTCACACATGAAACTCTGCAAAAACAGAATTACTCAATTGTTACTAATAACAAATTATGCAAATGATAGTCAATAATGTTATtgatgtaaaagtaaaatgaaatttgaattggtctactcatttaatTTCATAGTCAATTTATAtaaggagagaattacaatggaaatatcaattacaatgatgacattaaatttAGGTCTGTAAtccttgctgattgatggtaatcgctaatTCAGTGATTCTCTTTCCGTCGGTCACTTtaacgaaggcacataatgtgttttttatTTAACAATTGGCATGCTATTTAGTGTTAATAGCAATGATGCTATTAAGGGTCAATAGCAATAATCCTATCGAGttacttatctcaaaacattaTTCAAAGCAAATAAATAGTTGTTTTCTCTTATTAATTAACTAATATTATCAATCACATAATTGATAatcaataaaaaattataaaattgttAGTGATAGTCATAACAAATATGTATTACACATAATATTAACATTCAGTTGGTTATAGAAGTAGGTAATAACAATTCACTGTCAATAGGTAATGATACTAATAGAAAATAATGTTATTGACGTTCaataccaaataatatcatTGAATTTAGATTtcagtttttctatttttttttaataaaaatcttAAAGTGTGTTGGTTTTTTAGTTAGTGGTGATTTgctattttaaatttagatttcggtttttctatttttttttataaataaaatctTGCAAAACAGACAATCAGATCAGATTAGATATTTTAGGCTACACAAAgttcatatgtttttttttttttgccttgttTTTCTGTTAAGGTAAGAACGTAGTGCAAATTTTAGGTCTGATTAATTTGACTCTCTCCCAAATTAGTTCCCAAATCTGCATAATTTTCTTACCTAAATTAGTTCCCAAATCTACATAATTTTCTTATCAATTAATCCAAATCTACAAAATTTCTTTCTAACTAATCCCACAAACATAATTAGAAacctcctttcaaaaaaaaaaatttaaaaacctTAATCCCACTGACGTCGGCACCTCTTAAACCAGTACGAAAATTCGGTGGAGCCACGCAAGACCCAATCTGACAGCCTAGAACCCTCTGACGAACTCCCACCCGCAAATCCCTCACCGTCTATCATTCTACGCACCTATCTCCTCCGTGACTCCCACGCTCTCTTGCAGCGCGTCAACTCGTCCAAATTCCCGTTCGGACATCTAGCTTGTTCGATAACTACGTCAGTATTAATCCAGTGCGTCCCAGATTACTGTCAGTAAAGTAAATTAACCAATCAACGCGGATCGTACGATCATGGTCAAAAGTCAAATTCTGAGGTGGCTCCAGCTcacgaaaatatttttttaccgTTTTACTGAGCGGTTACTAATTCTAAAACTGGTCTATATAGAAGGGAAGGGACCTCACTTCTCCTCGCCCACATCAAAGCGCAAATAGCaaaacatagagagagagagagagttgcaaATTCCGTAGAGAGAAAAataaggcaaattttttttcatagagaaaaaccaaaaaccaaactaGGAGAGCCAAAACAAAGCCGAAACTTTTATGGCCAACCGTGTAATCCCAGCAGCACAGAGACTCCTGAAGACGCTCCGCCCTCTCAACTCGGCTTCCTCCACCACCATCTCCGGCGTTTCGCCGATCACCTTCCGTGAAAAGGCCCAACCCGAAGCGGAGGAGGAGCTGCTGCTGCCGCCCCTGGACGGCCACCACCCCAAAGCAGCGGAGGCCTTGTTCAACCTCGACGACGAGAACAACAGGCTGTTTGCGTCGGTTCCTACGTTGAAGCTGCTCCGCGCGGCGGCGAATCTCCACATGGTGGCGATGGAGCCGATGGTGGACGTGGGAATGTGGATGATGAGGTCGAGGCTGATGACGACGCCCGGGGTCAAAGACGTCATTTTGGGGTTCATAAGGTCCACGTTTTACGAGCACTTTTGCGCCGGTGAGGACACCGTGGCGACCGGTGAGTCGGTTCGCGCGCTCAACGAGGCGGGGCTTAGGGGCATGCTGGTCTACGCCTTAGAGTACGCCAGCGACAACGAGTCATGTGATCGGAACTTGCAGGGCTTCTTGGACACCGTTGAATCCACCAAGTCCCTTCCTCGTTCTTCCGTAAGTAAAAATCAAATCTTCCAacctcttttcttgttttttttttcttccaacattcgttcaactctttttttttttttttggggtttttgttcCCACTTGTTTGGTTGTAGCTTCTAGCTAGGTTAAGATTGTGTTGAAACGACGTGGTGCCAAGTAGGTTTTGTGGGTCCTACTCTATCTACTCCTGCCACGTGGAGTGGTGCATGTCACTCTGACGTGACTTGGGTTCTTTGTTCACTGAAGACATATTTTTCCGGTTAATTTTCTTTACCGCTGGAGTTAAAGACTCTGGATTAAAGTTCGGAGTTTTCTGTAGCAGAGGTTgttctttgtaatttttttgaaaagtttagAGGTTGGTGCTGGCCTGTGTTTAGAACAGTGGTGTTCTAgtccaaaaaaggaaaaaaagaattttCATTCAATTATTTACTAAAAAGAGGTTTTAGCTTGATTGGAATCAAGTTTTGAGTTCCCCCGTCAAATTGTATTAACCGAAGTGGTAATTAAGTAGTCGAAGCTGAAATGGAAATAGGTTTGATTGTTTGAAGTTGACTCTTTGGTGTTGAGTTGGTTACCGATAAATGCTCTTCATCTCTAAAGTTAAATGTCTGCCGATTAAAGTTCGGATCTAACGAGGTATTCTTATAGTGATACTATGTTTAGTTTagaactgatttttttttttttaaacttctaTTTTTAAACTGGTATTTAATTGTTCTTATTATAGTTTAGCGGCCGTACAGGTTTAGTGTTGTAGGGCAACCTGTTAGTTGGCTTGGTCGTAACAGTTgataagtttctgcatttttaccATCATAGAAATGAGATTGGCTAGAAGACGGCACTACTTTTCAGCAAGTTGGAAAAGTACTTGAGAAAGAAAAGTAGTTGAGAGATTTGTGGTTTGTGATAGCTGTATATACCAGCTGAATCTTAGCTAGCAATAGAATCATTGATTCCATTTGGATTCCTGCCAAATCTGACCGTGACTAGTCAGAAAGCACTGTTGCACGAGGAAATCTTTTTTGTTGGAGTTTGATTGTAactgaaaatgatgtttttaacCTTTGACAGGTGAGCTTTATTATACTGAAGATTACTGCAATATGCCCCATGAAGCTTCTCCAGCGGGTTAGTGACTTGCTGAGATGGCAACAGAAAGACCCTTCTTTCAATCTTCCATGGAAGCATGAGACTCTACCCATTTTCTCGGAATCCAGTCCTCTGTATCATACGATGGAAAAACCCGAACCTTTAACTCCGGAAGAAGAGCGTGATCTCGAGTTAGTCCATCAGAGACTACAAAGACTATCCGAAAGGTGCGTAGAAGCTAATGTCCCTTTATCGGTGGATGCAGAGTACACATCGATTCAGCCTTCCATTGATTACTTGACATACGCTTCTGCAATCAAGCACAATAAAGGTGACAACCCAATTGTTTACGGTACAATCCAAGCTTATTTGAAAGATGCAAAGGAAAGATTGTTGCTAGCATCAAAGGCTGCAGACAAGATGGGCATTCCGATGGGTTTCAAAGTGGTGAGGGGTGCTTATATGTCATGTGAAAGTAAAATAGCTTCTGCCTTGGGCTATGACTCTCCCATTCACAACAGCATTGAGGAGACACACGCGTGCTACAACGAGTGTGCTTCTTACATGCTTGAGAGAATTGGAAATGGCTCCGGCGCTGTTGTTCTCGCAACCCATAATGTAGAATCTGGTATGGAATTGAAACACTTTCACAGCACGTAGAAAATCCTCTCTAGAGTTTTGAGCTAATATGCCTGACATGAAATTTTAACGCATACAGGGAAACTGGCTGTGAAAAAAGCACATGAAATTGGGATCAGCAAGGTGCACCAGAAGCTCGAATTTGCTCAGCTGTACGGAATGGCAGAAGCACTTTCCTTTGGTCTGAAAGACGCAGGGTTTCAAGTCAGCAAGTATATGCCATTTGGACCTATAGAATTAGTGATGCCTTACCTTTTACGGAGGGCTGAAGAAAACCGAGGGCTTTTATCTGCTTCAACTCTAGACAGAAACCTTACCAGGTAATAATTCAAGTTTAAGCAAACAACCTCTAAAATCCGTATCATAAAAACTTGATGTGATTCTAATGTGTACTCTGGTCTTTCTTTGCATACAGGGAGGAGTTGAAAAGGAGACTCAAAGCAGCAATTTTCTAAGGCAAAAACTAAAGGCTTTTGCACAACCAAGAAGCTTGGTGCTTCACCGCCAACATTGTAAATTATCAGTAATTGTGGTGAAATGCACAGTTACTGGAATGAATAATGAAGATTTGTTAGTAGGAAAGTTGTGCTCTGTTTTCCCTATTACATTAGGGCATTCTGTAATCTAGGGCTGCAACAGGTCCCTACTCCCTACTTCCATGCTCTAAACGAATAAAAGTCCGTTTATGTTGCTTCCAAATCAGTACTGGACCAGTACTAGAAGGGTGTACAAACATGTGATATGCCTACTCTTTGAATGGAAGATAATGTCTTCATTACCCAGATAGGAACAGCTGAGGTGTGATTGACTAGGAGTCTACCAGGACTTGAATATTAAAACACATCCACAAGAATAGAGGCAAAAAGACATTAGGAGTTGCTTGTGCATGTCAACATCATAATATCATGTGCAATATGAGGCAGTGGGCTCACTATTTCTGACCAATGCCAtactcattttcttaaaacttCATCACATAAGATAACTTAAAGAAATCCATTTCCTCATGCTTGTATATAAATATGATACAAATCAGTAGGATATCATAGTttagtgtgtgtatatatatatatatatatataaaagaaataatGAACACATACAGCAGTGTGCttataaaaacacaaatacagCAGCCTGGcaaaatattcatttttttctcttgcATCTTAAAGCATGCTAGTTTCCCATTTAGCCAACACGTTATATAATTTAAAATTAGTGGGTGTCAAAATCACAGGGTATTCCAACAAAGTAGGAGATTAGCATTTCTCTCAGTCATTATGCATGCTGACAAAAAGTAGGAGATTAGCATTTCTCTCAGTCATTATGCATGCTGACAAAAATACAGTAGCACATCCCACTTGGAAAGTGACTTTCAACCAAAGGGAATCAAGCATTTTCTACATATAATAATAATTAGAGTTTTGAATGCCTAGCACATCCCAATACGGGAACCAAGCATTACCACCAGCACATCCACTTGGAAAATGACTTTCAACCAAAGGAAATCGAGCATTTTCTATAAAATAATTAGAGTTTTGATTGCCTAAGCAACTTTTGTAAAACACTATGCAAATCCAGCTAAATGCTAATGCAGCATTCACATGGATACCAGAAAATTACCATTTTCCAATCATTTCACCAGATATATTTCTTCAGCAGATGATGACTGGTATAAATCAAAATTTCTTTCATCAAAAATTGAATAAGCTCAGTTATAATGTAATATGTGTGTAACTATCACTAAAAATGTAAGGTACATACTCAGCTCAGAGTTTGGTATCCTAGTGGCCCTTGCGCTCCGTCTTGTCTTGTATTATTCTTTCCCGTCAGAGAAGGCATCCATGGGAAGAGTTTCCCGAGCTCGTTGCTTATTCTTGTAGGCCTAAGTCGCTTATCATTGATTCCAAACTTTGCTCTTTCAATTGCTTCCATTACATCTTCTCTGGTAACGCTTTCACCACCTGTGGAAGTAATACATTGACATATTTTAGACATCGCAATTCCCTTTAGAAAGGTAGCAGTAGCATAAACATTGCATTAATCAGTAAGGCACAAATAAAACAATAAGGTCTGAAGAGGGAAGAGACAAGGGTGTTTTAGGCTCTCGAAGAACAGGTGTGAATAGCAGATAAATGAATCTCACTGAGAGAGACCAAAAATTAGAATGATGATCCTACTTTTGAAGTGAGAAGAAGGACCGCAATTtcagaggggaaaaaaaaaacagagtgaTACATGAAAGTAATACATTGACATATTTTAGACATCGCAATACATTgatacatgaaaaaaaaaacagagtgaTACATGAAAGTACAATATACTTCAACCTACCCCTACGAGCAGCAAGTAAAGCAGCTTCATTGACAATGTTTGCGAGATCAGCCCCCACAAAACCTGGTGTCAGAGAAGCAATGAGATCACTGATAAGATTAACATCTTCCTCCAACGGAACTCCTCTCAAATGTACAGCCAAGATCTTTCTCCTTCCATCTTCATCTGGTTCTCCTACAACTACTTTTCTTGAGAAGCGGCCTGGCCTACAAAGGGCTGGATCCAATACTTCAGGCCGATTAGTTGCTGCAACAACAACCACTTTCGAATCCGACTCAAATCCATCCATTTCTGTCAGCAACTAAAGAAAAGACACAGTTTAGCCAAATTAGACTGTCAGATTACTATTTTATAATTGAGACTTGAGAATAGAATATAAAAACCAAGgttaaaaagaaaacagagcAACGTTCGAATATCGAATGTGAAAGAATTATGATAAAGGTAAAAGAAATAAGCACGAAAAGTTGGAAAgggttttagtttttgtttgttttgtgtgtgtgtgtgtgtgtgtgggtgggGGAGGGGTGTATCTCTAactaaagtaaaataaaataaaataaagggtaCTGAGCCAAAGAATTTTTGCAAGTACCACCATAATTTTTTCAATAGTTATATTGATCTAGTAATCTACAatcaaaatatatatgttaatCAATTCAAGAAGACATTAGGAATACAATAACATAATAGAGAAGTTGATATTGCTGGATAAGAATTATGCAAGGTGGGATGACAAAATTGGATACTTTTCTTTTAACATAAGTGGAAAGAACTGAATCTTAGATTACCTGATTCAGCGTTTGGTCACGCTCATCGTTGAAACTTCTACCACGCTTTGTTCCAACTGCATCAATCTCATCAATGAATATGATTGAGGGTGAATTTTTTCTTGCCACATTAAATAGATCTCTGATGCGAGCTGCCCCTCTTCCGACAAACATCTCAACAAATTCACTGGCAGAAACAGTGAAAAATGGTACACCTGCTTCTCCAGCCACTGCACGAGCAAGTAGTGTTTTCCCTGTTCCTGGAGGACCCACCAGCAGTACACCTCTAGGTAACTTTGCTCCTAGTTTGTTGTAGTTAATGGCTCCTTGCAAGCATAAAACTATCTACAAAACAAGAACTATGTCAACAAACACAAATGAAAGAAATAGAGTAAGATGTGTAtatacataaaaataaaaatatatgtgtgtgagtgtgtgtttgtgtggtAACAAGAATCTTGTCACAAGATATACTCAGTGACCTTTAGTTGTAAAAACAACCTAAATACATCCCACTATCTGACAAAAGTGGCTACTTGTCTGGCAACCACATTTTATTAAAATGAGAAACATTCAGAGGATTATATTAACAGAAACAGATATAAGCTGCAAGACATAGCACCATGCGTACAAAGGCTTGCTGCAAAGCCTAGGGAAATCTTCCCAGCACCTGATCTAGATaaaacttttgattcatggtcTGCACCAACCTTTTTGCTTCTTAAAGAACACCTAGTTTCAATTAATGATTACTTctggcaaaaagaaagaaagtgtgCTATGTGTAAAGGGTACTTCTTATAGAGTAAAGAACCCAGTTGTGCACAGCATAAAAAATTTACCTAGCAACCTTATCTTAGCTCATTCATATCAATGGCAGGCTGAAATATGTAGAAGCTAGATTACACGTCTCTGGAAACTCCTGATTGCAGACCGATGATGTCCTTATACATGTATGGAAATTCATTGAACATAAACCTCAGGACAGAGGTGTGGGGGTGcaaataattgaatttttttgttgATTGCAGACCGTGATGTCCTTATAcatgtatagaaattcattGCCTCAGAAGGAAGGTGTGGGGGtgcaaataattgaatttctttGTTGTGTGGCTTTTGTAAACAAATGAAAAGATATTCTTGCTCCTTTTATGCAACAGTTATAGCACTCGCTCTAGAGTTTCGGAAAATGCCATTATGTGTGAAATATTGCTTGAAGTAGTACAAAACTAGCTCTTTTTAGTCATCATTTGcatgagttttttttctttttttttggcggTGTTTCAATCTCTCCAATATCCAAAAACTCCAACAACAAACAAAAGCTGCATTCTTTtggctttgattcaagttctACCTCTTTACCTATGGATTGATTTAGATTGCCCTAGAATTTCTAACATTTATTGAGTGGTGATGGCAAAAGCTTTCTAGCTCTTATGGGGTGTATAACTGAAGCTGAAAGAATGAAAGATATCCACAGTTCCAAACCAAGAGAAATAAGGCTAATTATCAACTATATAAGCATGCTGGTAATGCTGGAAGTACTAACAAAGATAAATAAAGAATAACATGCAACAGAGTTTATGTATTCAAGAGATTAGATGATTACCTCCATAAGCTCTAATTTGGCAGCGTCAACTCCCTCAACATCGTCAAACCCAACCAACTGATTATCAGGTCGCCGCTTTTTAGCTGGGCTACTAGCAGCAGAAAGTTGACGATAAAGAAGCCACATCAATGGCATCAAAGGAATCCACAGAGATATTATCGTTATCAAAGTAGTCCTCATTGACATCAACACTGATTGAGGAGCTGAGCCATATGTAATCCCTTTTTCTCTCATCAAACTAAGAAGAAATTTCTCATCATGATCTACTTTTCTGGTGGAAAACTGCCATTCAGGGGCTGAAGATCGAGTCACTGataatttcttcaatttattacGGTTCAATGCTTGACCGGATAGTTGACCATCATCACTTGCAACCTCATTGGCCACATTCTCAATTTGATCACTCGGTAATTCTTCATTAGACGACCGAGTACTCCCAACAATGGGAGAGTGTGTGTTATAATATATCCTCCGAGATCCCTCCTCGAGAAGAACTTTCGAAACAGACTCATTCCGTATGCTTGTAACCAATTCTGAATACGGAACCATTTTTGGAGACGGGATTGCTGTTAACCTTAAAAACAGATAGCACATTCCCAATGCTACCGAAACCGAAGTAAAAAgagtaacttttcttttattatttctcAAGAAGATCGCAACATCAATCAATATCGACCGGATTGAAACTCTTCTCAATCTTAAAGCTAATAACCGCACCCTCGGACGCAATCTTAATGAAAACCTCTTCCTCACATTACTGCCACCCTTTTTCCCCAAATTGATCTGCTTATTTGCACTGTTCTCATTTGTCAGTGGCCCAATTTTGCTGTAACAACGCAAcccatattttgatttatcACCATAATTACTATATCTCTGTAAATGAGCTCCACTTTTTCGACCACTAAGTGACCAAAACTCACTGTTCCAGACCAACCCATGATGAAAGTTGCAATCTTTATCAAATCTTAGAGAACTAAAAGCAAATGAATCACAACAAAAGTCTCTGAATCTCCCTAAAGACTTAGGCTTTCCACCATAAACTCCCAGATTATTATGAACAGGGAGAAACCCAGTATTGCAAACAACAGAAAAGCAAGCCATGTTTGTACCTCTATCACAATACCAATCTATCTATTCAGACATAATACCAATTATACCCACTAACTGTACAAGCACCATTGCCAGAACACTAGTACAGAAATGAGAAATCACATAAAGATGTGGAATTTgataagagaaaagaaaagaaaaacccagaatGAGGGAATGGAACCTGGAACTGGTGTTTCACCATTGAAACCTGAAGGGGGTTGCAATTGAAACCTGAAGGTCCATGGATACAAAGACGGTTACAATTGAATGAGAAATTATCTACACCTTccggatttttatttttgggccagTTGAATATAAGAGATATCCACGTGTTATGCGGTGGATGGGTCGTTCTGTTTCTTGGCTGTGGTTGTGACGGCAGAAGAGTTTTCTCCAACACTTGGACCAGACTATGTAGCATTTGGATGGGCATGGTTTGGGTCACTTTGGGCCAACACCTCTTTAGAAGCGGGCTGGGAAGGATTCCGACTGAGGTCCACGAG is a window from the Rosa chinensis cultivar Old Blush chromosome 2, RchiOBHm-V2, whole genome shotgun sequence genome containing:
- the LOC112185735 gene encoding probable inactive ATP-dependent zinc metalloprotease FTSHI 3, chloroplastic, with the protein product MACFSVVCNTGFLPVHNNLGVYGGKPKSLGRFRDFCCDSFAFSSLRFDKDCNFHHGLVWNSEFWSLSGRKSGAHLQRYSNYGDKSKYGLRCYSKIGPLTNENSANKQINLGKKGGSNVRKRFSLRLRPRVRLLALRLRRVSIRSILIDVAIFLRNNKRKVTLFTSVSVALGMCYLFLRLTAIPSPKMVPYSELVTSIRNESVSKVLLEEGSRRIYYNTHSPIVGSTRSSNEELPSDQIENVANEVASDDGQLSGQALNRNKLKKLSVTRSSAPEWQFSTRKVDHDEKFLLSLMREKGITYGSAPQSVLMSMRTTLITIISLWIPLMPLMWLLYRQLSAASSPAKKRRPDNQLVGFDDVEGVDAAKLELMEIVLCLQGAINYNKLGAKLPRGVLLVGPPGTGKTLLARAVAGEAGVPFFTVSASEFVEMFVGRGAARIRDLFNVARKNSPSIIFIDEIDAVGTKRGRSFNDERDQTLNQLLTEMDGFESDSKVVVVAATNRPEVLDPALCRPGRFSRKVVVGEPDEDGRRKILAVHLRGVPLEEDVNLISDLIASLTPGFVGADLANIVNEAALLAARRGGESVTREDVMEAIERAKFGINDKRLRPTRISNELGKLFPWMPSLTGKNNTRQDGAQGPLGYQTLS
- the LOC112185736 gene encoding proline dehydrogenase 2, mitochondrial — its product is MANRVIPAAQRLLKTLRPLNSASSTTISGVSPITFREKAQPEAEEELLLPPLDGHHPKAAEALFNLDDENNRLFASVPTLKLLRAAANLHMVAMEPMVDVGMWMMRSRLMTTPGVKDVILGFIRSTFYEHFCAGEDTVATGESVRALNEAGLRGMLVYALEYASDNESCDRNLQGFLDTVESTKSLPRSSVSFIILKITAICPMKLLQRVSDLLRWQQKDPSFNLPWKHETLPIFSESSPLYHTMEKPEPLTPEEERDLELVHQRLQRLSERCVEANVPLSVDAEYTSIQPSIDYLTYASAIKHNKGDNPIVYGTIQAYLKDAKERLLLASKAADKMGIPMGFKVVRGAYMSCESKIASALGYDSPIHNSIEETHACYNECASYMLERIGNGSGAVVLATHNVESGKLAVKKAHEIGISKVHQKLEFAQLYGMAEALSFGLKDAGFQVSKYMPFGPIELVMPYLLRRAEENRGLLSASTLDRNLTREELKRRLKAAIF